The following coding sequences are from one Melopsittacus undulatus isolate bMelUnd1 chromosome 14, bMelUnd1.mat.Z, whole genome shotgun sequence window:
- the GMEB1 gene encoding glucocorticoid modulatory element-binding protein 1 isoform X2: MANAEVSVPVGDVVVVPSDGNEGENPEDTKTQVILQLQPVQQGIYQESSEASAAVVAVETHTIHKLEEGIDPSSIEANEEIEIAYPITCGESKAILLWKKFVCPGINVKCVKFNDQLISPKHFVHLAGKSTLKDWKRAIRLGGIMLRKMMDSGQIDFYQHDKVCTNTCRSTKFDLLISSARAPVPGQQSVVQTPTSADGSITQIALSEESMEEGIEWNSALTAAVTMATEDGMKKDTEEISEDTLMFWKGIADVGLMEEVVCNIQKEIEEVLRGVQQRLGQSPFQMTDAAVLNNVAHTFGLMDTVKKVLDNRKNQTEQGEEQFLYTLADLERQLEEQKKLAKDQKAKSQTIQNVVLMPVSAPKPPKRPRLQRPASTTVLSPSTPIQQPQFTVISPIAIAPVGQQFSVGNIPVATISQGSSPVTVHTLPSGSQLFRYATVVSSSKTSSSDTVTLHPSSSLALLSSAAMQDSGTLANVATVVNPVELVAMESGLTSTIQAMEGTSDDGQTIIEIDPAPDPEADAEEAEGKAVILETELRTEEKVVGDGEEHQHQVHNVEIVVLED, from the exons ATGGCGAATGCCGAAGTGAGCGTCCCTGTGGGTGATGTGGTGGTTGTACCAAGTGACGGCAACGAAGGGGAGAACCCGGAGGATACCAAAACCCAGGTgatcctgcagctccagccgGTGCAGCAAGG GATTTACCAGGAGAGCTCTGAGGCCAGCGCCGCCGTGGTGGCTGTCGAAACCCACACCATCCACAAGCTAGAAGAAGGGATCG ACCCCAGCAGCATCGAGGCGAACGAGGAGATTGAGATCGCCTACCCCATCACGTGCGGGGAGAGCAAAGCCATCCTGCTCTGGAAGAAGTTTGTCTGCCCAGGGATTAATGTCAAGTGTGTGAAG TTCAATGACCAGCTGATCAGCCCAAAGCACTTTGTCCACCTGGCTGGGAAGTCCACCCTGAAGGACTGGAAGAGAGCCATCCGCCTCGGAGGCATCATGCTGAG GAAGATGATGGACTCGGGGCAGATTGACTTCTACCAGCATGACAAAGTGTGCACCAACACTTGCAGAAGCACCAAGTTCGATCTCCTCATCAGCAGTGCCAGAGCACCAGTGCCGGGGCAGCAGAGCGTGGTGCAGACCCCCACATCAGCTGATG GGAGCATCACCCAGATCGCGCTGTCAGAGGAGAGCATGGAGGAGGGCATTGAGTGGAACTCAGCTCTGACGGCTGCTGTCACCATGGCCACTGAAGATGGCATGAAAAAGGACACAGAGGAGATCTCAG AGGACACCCTGATGTTCTGGAAAGGAATagctgatgtggggctgatggaaGAGGTTGTGTGCAACATCCAGAAGGAGATAGAAGAAGTCCTAAGGGGTGTCCAGCAGAGGTTGGGTCAGTCTCCTTTCCAGATGACAG ATGCTGCAGTCCTGAACAATGTTGCCCACACGTTTGGCCTGATGGACACGGTCAAGAAGGTTCTGGACAACAGGAAAAACCAGACAGAGCAAGGAGAGGAGCAGTTTCTTTACACTCTGGCAG ACCTGGAGCGGCAGCTGGAAGAGCAGAAGAAACTGGCCAAGGACCAGAAGGCAAAGTCCCAAACCATCCAAAACGTGGTGCTGATGCCCGTCAGCGCTCCCAAGCCCCCCAAGAGACCCCGCTTGCAGCGCCCGGCCTCCACCACCGTCCTCAGCCCTTCCACCCCTATCCAGCAGCCCCAGTTCACCGTCATTTCTCCCATCGCCATCGCACCCGTAGGACAGCAGTTCTCCGTCGGGAACATCCCGGTGGCCACCATCAGCCAAGGCTCCAGCCCGGTGACTGTTCACACCTTGCCTTCCGGCTCCCAGCTCTTCCGCTATGCCACCGTGGTGTCCTCCTCCAAGACCAGCTCCTCCGACACCGTCACCCTCCACCCATCCTCCAGCCTGGCGCTGCTCAGCTCGGCAGCCATGCAGGACAGCGGGACCCTGGCCAACGTGGCCACCGTGGTCAACCCCGTGGAGCTGGTGGCCATGGAGTCCGGGCTCACCTCCACCATCCAAGCCATGGAGGGCACTTCGGATGATGGGCAGACCATCATAGAGATTGATCCGGCGCCCGATCCCGAAGCCGATGCAGAGGAGGCGGAGGGGAAAGCAGTGATCCTGGAGACGGAGCTGAGGACTGAGGAGAAAGTGgtgggagatggggaagagCATCAGCACCAGGTCCATAACGTGGAGATTGTGGTCTTGGAGGACTAA
- the GMEB1 gene encoding glucocorticoid modulatory element-binding protein 1 isoform X1, which yields MANAEVSVPVGDVVVVPSDGNEGENPEDTKTQVILQLQPVQQGIYQESSEASAAVVAVETHTIHKLEEGIDPSSIEANEEIEIAYPITCGESKAILLWKKFVCPGINVKCVKFNDQLISPKHFVHLAGKSTLKDWKRAIRLGGIMLRKMMDSGQIDFYQHDKVCTNTCRSTKFDLLISSARAPVPGQQSVVQTPTSADGSITQIALSEESMEEGIEWNSALTAAVTMATEDGMKKDTEEISEDTLMFWKGIADVGLMEEVVCNIQKEIEEVLRGVQQRLGQSPFQMTDAAVLNNVAHTFGLMDTVKKVLDNRKNQTEQGEEQFLYTLADLERQLEEQKKLAKDQKAKSQTIQNVVLMPVSAPKPPKRPRLQRPASTTVLSPSTPIQQPQFTVISPIAIAPVGQQFSVGNIPVATISQGSSPVTVHTLPSGSQLFRYATVVSSSKTSSSDTVTLHPSSSLALLSSAAMQDSGTLANVATVVNPVELVAMESGLTSTIQAMEGTSDDGQTIIEIDPAPDPEADAEEAEGKAVILETELRTEEKVVGDGEEHQHQGPGDTGSLLTSPAGRNWTLGPEGHQALV from the exons ATGGCGAATGCCGAAGTGAGCGTCCCTGTGGGTGATGTGGTGGTTGTACCAAGTGACGGCAACGAAGGGGAGAACCCGGAGGATACCAAAACCCAGGTgatcctgcagctccagccgGTGCAGCAAGG GATTTACCAGGAGAGCTCTGAGGCCAGCGCCGCCGTGGTGGCTGTCGAAACCCACACCATCCACAAGCTAGAAGAAGGGATCG ACCCCAGCAGCATCGAGGCGAACGAGGAGATTGAGATCGCCTACCCCATCACGTGCGGGGAGAGCAAAGCCATCCTGCTCTGGAAGAAGTTTGTCTGCCCAGGGATTAATGTCAAGTGTGTGAAG TTCAATGACCAGCTGATCAGCCCAAAGCACTTTGTCCACCTGGCTGGGAAGTCCACCCTGAAGGACTGGAAGAGAGCCATCCGCCTCGGAGGCATCATGCTGAG GAAGATGATGGACTCGGGGCAGATTGACTTCTACCAGCATGACAAAGTGTGCACCAACACTTGCAGAAGCACCAAGTTCGATCTCCTCATCAGCAGTGCCAGAGCACCAGTGCCGGGGCAGCAGAGCGTGGTGCAGACCCCCACATCAGCTGATG GGAGCATCACCCAGATCGCGCTGTCAGAGGAGAGCATGGAGGAGGGCATTGAGTGGAACTCAGCTCTGACGGCTGCTGTCACCATGGCCACTGAAGATGGCATGAAAAAGGACACAGAGGAGATCTCAG AGGACACCCTGATGTTCTGGAAAGGAATagctgatgtggggctgatggaaGAGGTTGTGTGCAACATCCAGAAGGAGATAGAAGAAGTCCTAAGGGGTGTCCAGCAGAGGTTGGGTCAGTCTCCTTTCCAGATGACAG ATGCTGCAGTCCTGAACAATGTTGCCCACACGTTTGGCCTGATGGACACGGTCAAGAAGGTTCTGGACAACAGGAAAAACCAGACAGAGCAAGGAGAGGAGCAGTTTCTTTACACTCTGGCAG ACCTGGAGCGGCAGCTGGAAGAGCAGAAGAAACTGGCCAAGGACCAGAAGGCAAAGTCCCAAACCATCCAAAACGTGGTGCTGATGCCCGTCAGCGCTCCCAAGCCCCCCAAGAGACCCCGCTTGCAGCGCCCGGCCTCCACCACCGTCCTCAGCCCTTCCACCCCTATCCAGCAGCCCCAGTTCACCGTCATTTCTCCCATCGCCATCGCACCCGTAGGACAGCAGTTCTCCGTCGGGAACATCCCGGTGGCCACCATCAGCCAAGGCTCCAGCCCGGTGACTGTTCACACCTTGCCTTCCGGCTCCCAGCTCTTCCGCTATGCCACCGTGGTGTCCTCCTCCAAGACCAGCTCCTCCGACACCGTCACCCTCCACCCATCCTCCAGCCTGGCGCTGCTCAGCTCGGCAGCCATGCAGGACAGCGGGACCCTGGCCAACGTGGCCACCGTGGTCAACCCCGTGGAGCTGGTGGCCATGGAGTCCGGGCTCACCTCCACCATCCAAGCCATGGAGGGCACTTCGGATGATGGGCAGACCATCATAGAGATTGATCCGGCGCCCGATCCCGAAGCCGATGCAGAGGAGGCGGAGGGGAAAGCAGTGATCCTGGAGACGGAGCTGAGGACTGAGGAGAAAGTGgtgggagatggggaagagCATCAGCACCAG GGTCCTGGAGACACTGGATCCCTGCTCACCAGCCCAGCCGGGAGGAACTGGACGCTGGGCCCAGAGGGTCACCAAGCCTTGGTGTGA
- the GMEB1 gene encoding glucocorticoid modulatory element-binding protein 1 isoform X3 gives MNDPSSIEANEEIEIAYPITCGESKAILLWKKFVCPGINVKCVKFNDQLISPKHFVHLAGKSTLKDWKRAIRLGGIMLRKMMDSGQIDFYQHDKVCTNTCRSTKFDLLISSARAPVPGQQSVVQTPTSADGSITQIALSEESMEEGIEWNSALTAAVTMATEDGMKKDTEEISEDTLMFWKGIADVGLMEEVVCNIQKEIEEVLRGVQQRLGQSPFQMTDAAVLNNVAHTFGLMDTVKKVLDNRKNQTEQGEEQFLYTLADLERQLEEQKKLAKDQKAKSQTIQNVVLMPVSAPKPPKRPRLQRPASTTVLSPSTPIQQPQFTVISPIAIAPVGQQFSVGNIPVATISQGSSPVTVHTLPSGSQLFRYATVVSSSKTSSSDTVTLHPSSSLALLSSAAMQDSGTLANVATVVNPVELVAMESGLTSTIQAMEGTSDDGQTIIEIDPAPDPEADAEEAEGKAVILETELRTEEKVVGDGEEHQHQGPGDTGSLLTSPAGRNWTLGPEGHQALV, from the exons ATGAATG ACCCCAGCAGCATCGAGGCGAACGAGGAGATTGAGATCGCCTACCCCATCACGTGCGGGGAGAGCAAAGCCATCCTGCTCTGGAAGAAGTTTGTCTGCCCAGGGATTAATGTCAAGTGTGTGAAG TTCAATGACCAGCTGATCAGCCCAAAGCACTTTGTCCACCTGGCTGGGAAGTCCACCCTGAAGGACTGGAAGAGAGCCATCCGCCTCGGAGGCATCATGCTGAG GAAGATGATGGACTCGGGGCAGATTGACTTCTACCAGCATGACAAAGTGTGCACCAACACTTGCAGAAGCACCAAGTTCGATCTCCTCATCAGCAGTGCCAGAGCACCAGTGCCGGGGCAGCAGAGCGTGGTGCAGACCCCCACATCAGCTGATG GGAGCATCACCCAGATCGCGCTGTCAGAGGAGAGCATGGAGGAGGGCATTGAGTGGAACTCAGCTCTGACGGCTGCTGTCACCATGGCCACTGAAGATGGCATGAAAAAGGACACAGAGGAGATCTCAG AGGACACCCTGATGTTCTGGAAAGGAATagctgatgtggggctgatggaaGAGGTTGTGTGCAACATCCAGAAGGAGATAGAAGAAGTCCTAAGGGGTGTCCAGCAGAGGTTGGGTCAGTCTCCTTTCCAGATGACAG ATGCTGCAGTCCTGAACAATGTTGCCCACACGTTTGGCCTGATGGACACGGTCAAGAAGGTTCTGGACAACAGGAAAAACCAGACAGAGCAAGGAGAGGAGCAGTTTCTTTACACTCTGGCAG ACCTGGAGCGGCAGCTGGAAGAGCAGAAGAAACTGGCCAAGGACCAGAAGGCAAAGTCCCAAACCATCCAAAACGTGGTGCTGATGCCCGTCAGCGCTCCCAAGCCCCCCAAGAGACCCCGCTTGCAGCGCCCGGCCTCCACCACCGTCCTCAGCCCTTCCACCCCTATCCAGCAGCCCCAGTTCACCGTCATTTCTCCCATCGCCATCGCACCCGTAGGACAGCAGTTCTCCGTCGGGAACATCCCGGTGGCCACCATCAGCCAAGGCTCCAGCCCGGTGACTGTTCACACCTTGCCTTCCGGCTCCCAGCTCTTCCGCTATGCCACCGTGGTGTCCTCCTCCAAGACCAGCTCCTCCGACACCGTCACCCTCCACCCATCCTCCAGCCTGGCGCTGCTCAGCTCGGCAGCCATGCAGGACAGCGGGACCCTGGCCAACGTGGCCACCGTGGTCAACCCCGTGGAGCTGGTGGCCATGGAGTCCGGGCTCACCTCCACCATCCAAGCCATGGAGGGCACTTCGGATGATGGGCAGACCATCATAGAGATTGATCCGGCGCCCGATCCCGAAGCCGATGCAGAGGAGGCGGAGGGGAAAGCAGTGATCCTGGAGACGGAGCTGAGGACTGAGGAGAAAGTGgtgggagatggggaagagCATCAGCACCAG GGTCCTGGAGACACTGGATCCCTGCTCACCAGCCCAGCCGGGAGGAACTGGACGCTGGGCCCAGAGGGTCACCAAGCCTTGGTGTGA
- the TAF12 gene encoding transcription initiation factor TFIID subunit 12 — MNQFGPSTLINLSGFSSIKPEPASTPPQSSMANSTTVAKMPGTPSGGGRLSPESNQVLTKKKLQDLVREVDPNEQLDEDVEEMLLQIADDFIESVVTAACQLARHRKSNTLEVKDVQLHLERQWNMWIPGFGSEEIRPYKKACTTEAHKQRMALIRKTTKK; from the exons ATGAACCAGTTTGGTCCCTCGACCTTGATCAACCTATCGGGCTTCTCCTCCATCAAGCCAGAACCAGCCAGCACCCCCCCTCAGAGCTCCATGGCCAACAGCACCACAGTGGCAAAGATGCCCGGAACACCCAGTGGGGGAGGCCGCCTCAGCCCTGAGAGCAACCAG GTTTTAACCAAGAAGAAGTTGCAGGACCTGGTGCGGGAGGTGGATCCCAACGAGCAGCTGGATGAGGATGTGGAGGAA atgctgctgcagatcGCTGATGACTTCATTGAGAGCGTGGTGACAGCAGCCTGTCAGCTCGCACGGCACCGCAAGTCGAACACCCTGGAAGTGAAGGATGTGCAGCTGCATCTTG AGCGTCAGTGGAACATGTGGATCCCAGGCTTTGGTTCTGAAGAGATCAGGCCCTACAAGAAAGCCTGCACTACAGAAGCTCACAAACAG AGAATGGCGCTGATCCGCAAAACCACCAAGAAATAA
- the LOC101869078 gene encoding discoidin, CUB and LCCL domain-containing protein 1-like, whose product MALAMALRSASGQLGDGCGHTLLTPQSGTLSSRNYPGTYPNHTMCRWRLRSPPGTFLLLTFGDVDLEPSERCASSSLLLTDPQAGISYGPYCRNAVPSTPLLVTNTSTVTVLFNSTSHRSGRGLLLSYATTQHPDLVSCLVRGTHYTQEHISVYCPAGCKDIDGDIWGNPSQGYRDTSVLCKAAVHAGVIADEQGGQVTLAREKGITLYESAFANGLHSKRGSLSEKRLLFHKACADVLEVAAFNASSCWHEVDALGQDRAWGAQRAALSTPGHSWAAEPGSEAAWLELDLGARRNITGIITKGSSKQHDYYVKSYRVSSSRDGKNWRPYRGSNGQEEKVFEGNTDSHGEVSNAFIPPIVGRYVRVTPQSWHQHVAMKVALLGCQSARGRAPRPYAPGVPRDVPVPTSHAPIPGVALDPEKAGSTLLLLLLIGGFVLLCSSLLVLAFLCRRKRKPAADLSCGIMKGHPKLDPSSVCSLQTLPPHGSTLASSPEYAEPDVVQRSPSSQAPPSTFRPPPDEGYALPLVLSHYDSPGRHHEYAEPLPPEPEYATPFTEPEPPAAGAPLSPLLRYQSPAPPRPWGGTGAAARGDSPAVEGSLSHVYHEAL is encoded by the exons ATGGCGCTGGCCATGGCGCTGCGTTCAGCCAGCGGGCAGCTCG GGGACGGCTGTGGCCACACACTGCTGACCCCCCAGAGCGGCACCCTCAGCTCCAGGAACTACCCGGGCACGTATCCCAACCACACCATGTGCCGCTGGCGGCTCCGGAGCCCCCCCGGCACCTTCCTGCTCCTCACCTTTGGGGATGTGGACCTGGAGCCTTCGGAGCGCTGcgccagcagctccctgctgctcacTGACCCCCAGGCAGGCATCTCCTATG GGCCCTACTGCAGGAATGCTGTCCCCAGCACCCCACTCCTGGTGACCAACACCAGCACTGTGACCGTCCTGTTCAACAGCACCAGCCACCGCTCGGGACGGGGCCTCCTCCTGTCCTACGCCACAACGCAGCACCCAG ACCTGGTCTCCTGCCTGGTTCGAGGCACCCACTACACCCAGGAGCACATCAG TGTGTACTGCCCTGCCGGCTGCAAGGACATTGATGGGGACATCTGGGGCAACCCCAGCCAGGGCTACCGGGAC ACGTCGGTGCTGTGCAAGGCGGCCGTGCATGCCGGGGTGATCGCGGATGAGCAGGGCGGGCAGGTGACCCTGGCACGGGAGAAGGGCATCACGCTATATGAGTCAGCCTTTGCCAATGGGCTCCACTCCAAAAG GGGATCCCTCTCCGAGAAGCGGCTCCTGTTCCATAAAG CCTGTGCCGATGTGCTGGAGGTAGCTGCCTTCAACGCCTCGTCCTGCTGGCACGAGGTGGATGCGCTGGGCCAGGACCGGGCCTGGGGGGCCCAGCGGGCAGCGCTCAGCACCCCCGGGCACTCCTGGGCAGCAGAACCCGGCTCTGAGGCCGCTTGGCTGGAGCTGGACCTGGGCGCCCGCAGGAACATCACTG GCATCATCACCAAGGGCTCCTCGAAGCAGCACGACTACTACGTGAAGTCCTACCGCGTGTCCTCCAGCCGCGATGGGAAGAACTGGAGACCCTATAGGGGCAGCAatgggcaggaggaaaag GTGTTTGAGGGCAACACCGACAGCCATGGGGAGGTCTCCAACGCCTTCATCCCCCCCATCGTTGGGCGCTACGTCCGTGTCACACCCCAGAGCTGGCACCAGCACGTAGCCATGAAGGTGGCCCTGTTGGGATGTCAGTCGGCGCGGGGCCGAGCGCCCCGGCCCTATG cacccggTGTCCCCAGGGACGTCCCTGTCCCCACCAGCCACGCACCCATCCCTGGTGTCGCTCTGGACCCGGAGAAGGCAG GCTCcacgctgctgctgctgctgctcattggcggctttgtgctgctgtgctccagcCTCCTGGTGCTGGCTTTCCTGTGCCGCAGGAAGAG AAAACCAGCGGCGGACCTGAGCTGTGGGATCATGAAAG GGCACCCCAAGCTGGACCCGAGCTCGGTGTGTTCCCTGCAGACCCTGCCGCCCCATGGCTCCACGCTGGCCTCCTCACCAG AATACGCGGAGCCGGACGTGGTGCAGCggagccccagcagccaggccCCCCCCTCCACCTTCAGGCCCCCTCCGGATGAAGGCTACGCTCTGCCGCTGGTCCTGAGCCACTACGACAGCCCCGGCAGGCACCACGAGTACGCGGAGCCGCTGCCGCCCGAGCCCGAGTACGCCACCCCCTTCACGGAGCCGGAGCCCCCCGCTGCCGGGGCCCCCCTGTCCCCTTTGCTACGATACCAGAGCCCGGCCCCTCCCCGGCCCTGGGGGGGAACCGGTGCGGCGGCGAGGGGTGACAGCCCCGCGGTGGAGGGGTCGCTGTCACACGTGTACCACGAAGCCTTGTGa